From the Zonotrichia albicollis isolate bZonAlb1 chromosome Z, bZonAlb1.hap1, whole genome shotgun sequence genome, one window contains:
- the GZMA gene encoding granzyme A isoform X2 — protein sequence MGAFLPWYTFTAVILLAIHGGLCMDIIGGSEVAPHSRPFMAQIKGRRGIICGGALIKENWVLTAAHCKTKKSKVILGAHSSKKREKEQQAFQIAKHIPHPCYDPSTKENDIMLLQLQGRAKLNKAVQTIPLPSSDYDPKPGTVCTVAGWGMTTSPLRNRPGKLPSALMEVNVTVIRREICNDEKHYNGKPVITKNMICAGAENKDSCRGDSGGPLRCNNIMRGITSFGKKKCGNADGPGVYTRLTKQHLKWIRKTIGGA from the exons ATGGGTGCTTTCCTCCCTTGGTACACCTTCACTGCTGTCATTCTCCTGGCTATTCATGGAG GTTTGTGTATGGATATCATTGGAGGAAGTGAAGTAGCGCCACACTCAAGACCATTCATGGCCCAAATCAAGGGACGAAGAGGAATTATTTGTGGAGGAGCTTTAATTAAGGAAAACTGGGTGTTAACAGCTGCACACTGTAAAAC gaaaaaaagcaaagttaTTCTTGGAGCCCATTCatcaaaaaaaagagaaaaagaacagcaaGCTTTTCAGATTGCAAAACATATTCCTCATCCATGCTACGACCCAAGTACCAAGGAAAATGACATTATGCTGCTTCAG CTTCAGGGAAGAGCAAAACTTAATAAAGCTGTGCAAACAATCCCCCTGCCATCTTCAGATTATGATCCTAAACCAGGAACAGTTTGCACAGTAGCAGGATGGGGTATGACTACAAGTCCTTTGAGAAATCGTCCAGGCAAGCTCCCTTCTGCCCTGATGGAAGTCAATGTCACTGTCATCAGGAGGGAAATATGCAACGATGAAAAGCATTATAATGGCAAACCTGTCATAACAAAGAACATGATATGTGCAGGAGCTGAGAATAAGGATTCATGTCGT GGGGACTCTGGTGGACCTTTAAGATGTAATAATATTATGAGAGGCATCACTTCATTTGGGAAGAAGAAATGTGGCAATGCTGATGGCCCTGGTGTCTACACTCGACTCACAAAGCAACACCTTAAGTGGATAAGGAAAACCATAGGGGGGGCCTAG
- the GZMA gene encoding granzyme A isoform X1, translated as MGAFLPWYTFTAVILLAIHGGLCMDIIGGSEVAPHSRPFMAQIKGRRGIICGGALIKENWVLTAAHCKTPFLRKKSKVILGAHSSKKREKEQQAFQIAKHIPHPCYDPSTKENDIMLLQLQGRAKLNKAVQTIPLPSSDYDPKPGTVCTVAGWGMTTSPLRNRPGKLPSALMEVNVTVIRREICNDEKHYNGKPVITKNMICAGAENKDSCRGDSGGPLRCNNIMRGITSFGKKKCGNADGPGVYTRLTKQHLKWIRKTIGGA; from the exons ATGGGTGCTTTCCTCCCTTGGTACACCTTCACTGCTGTCATTCTCCTGGCTATTCATGGAG GTTTGTGTATGGATATCATTGGAGGAAGTGAAGTAGCGCCACACTCAAGACCATTCATGGCCCAAATCAAGGGACGAAGAGGAATTATTTGTGGAGGAGCTTTAATTAAGGAAAACTGGGTGTTAACAGCTGCACACTGTAAAAC tcctttcctcaggaaaaaaagcaaagttaTTCTTGGAGCCCATTCatcaaaaaaaagagaaaaagaacagcaaGCTTTTCAGATTGCAAAACATATTCCTCATCCATGCTACGACCCAAGTACCAAGGAAAATGACATTATGCTGCTTCAG CTTCAGGGAAGAGCAAAACTTAATAAAGCTGTGCAAACAATCCCCCTGCCATCTTCAGATTATGATCCTAAACCAGGAACAGTTTGCACAGTAGCAGGATGGGGTATGACTACAAGTCCTTTGAGAAATCGTCCAGGCAAGCTCCCTTCTGCCCTGATGGAAGTCAATGTCACTGTCATCAGGAGGGAAATATGCAACGATGAAAAGCATTATAATGGCAAACCTGTCATAACAAAGAACATGATATGTGCAGGAGCTGAGAATAAGGATTCATGTCGT GGGGACTCTGGTGGACCTTTAAGATGTAATAATATTATGAGAGGCATCACTTCATTTGGGAAGAAGAAATGTGGCAATGCTGATGGCCCTGGTGTCTACACTCGACTCACAAAGCAACACCTTAAGTGGATAAGGAAAACCATAGGGGGGGCCTAG